From the genome of Populus trichocarpa isolate Nisqually-1 chromosome 15, P.trichocarpa_v4.1, whole genome shotgun sequence, one region includes:
- the LOC18105581 gene encoding protein indeterminate-domain 16, whose product MLANSSPSSLPSNPEPFFCLENGNSNNKRKRRPAGTPDPDAEVVSLSPKTLLESDRYVCEICNQGFQRDQNLQMHRRRHKVPWKLLKRETPVVRKRVFVCPEPSCLHHDPCHALGDLVGIKKHFRRKHSNHKQWVCEKCSKGYAVQSDYKAHLKTCGTRGHSCDCGRVFSRVESFIEHQDSCNMGRLRSESQSLQPAACLSRTASSPSPSSDNNFSTAPWPPLIISRPTTTSDHAMFFSPTTATDVVDKTDSSKSAAHYQNLELQLSTTSRNPPEVSVSPKRDDNHSTQLQLSIGSSDVSDRNESNITYTNKDHAGKSFPRESNNSPKPELGASRLKEQAREQLRMAMAEKIYAEEARQQAKRQIELAEQEFANAKRIRQQAQAELGKAQALRQHAIKQINSTILQITCHACKQKFHARATTDENSLVFSYMSSSITEGEVEHNNGIGLAKTSNR is encoded by the exons ATGTTAGCCAATAGCTCTCCCTCTTCACTTCCGTCTAATCCTGAGCCatttttttgcttggaaaatGGAAATAGCAATAACAAGAGGAAAAGAAGACCAGCGGGAACACCAG ATCCAGATGCAGAAGTGGTTTCTTTATCGCCAAAAACACTATTGGAATCCGATCGTTACGTTTGTGAGATCTGCAACCAAGGGTTTCAAAGAGACCAAAACCTTCAGATGCATAGAAGAAGGCATAAGGTCCCATGGAAGTTACTAAAGAGAGAGACCCCAGTTGTAAGGAAACGTGTATTCGTATGTCCAGAGCCTAGTTGCTTGCACCATGACCCTTGTCACGCGCTTGGTGATCTTGTTGGTATAAAGAAACATTTTCGAAGAAAACATAGCAATCACAAACAATGGGTTTGTGAAAAATGCTCTAAGGGTTATGCTGTTCAATCTGATTACAAAGCTCATCTCAAAACCTGTGGCACCCGTGGACATTCTTGTGATTGCGGCCGTGTTTTTTCCag AGTTGAGAGTTTTATTGAACACCAAGATAGCTGCAATATGGGGCGACTCCGATCAGAATCACAGTCGCTACAACCGGCTGCATGCTTGTCTAGAACTGCTTCAAGTCCAAGTCCTTCTAGTGATAACAATTTTAGTACAGCTCCTTGGCCTCCTTTGATTATATCAAGGCCAACAACAACGAGTGATCATGCCATGTTCTTTAGCCCTACTACGGCTACCGATGTTGTGGATAAAACAGATTCTTCAAAAAGTGCTGCACACTACCAGAATTTGGAGCTTCAGCTTTCGACCACATCAAGAAATCCCCCTGAGGTCTCAGTTTCTCCTAAGAGAGATGATAATCATTCCACTCAGTTGCAGCTCTCAATTGGGTCAAGTGATGTTAGTGACAGAAATGAATCAAACATCACTTACACAAACAAAGATCATGCTGGCAAAAGCTTTCCTAGAGAGAGCAATAACAGTCCAAAACCTGAATTGGGTGCTTCAAGGCTTAAAGAACAGGCACGAGAGCAGTTGAGGATGGCCATGGCAGAGAAGATTtatgctgaagaagcaagacaACAAGCGAAAAGACAGATTGAACTGGCAGAGCAAGAATTCGCCAATGCTAAGAGAATTAGGCAACAAGCTCAAGCTGAACTAGGCAAAGCACAAGCTTTGAGACAGCATGCAATAAAGCAAATCAACTCCACTATTCTACAAATCACTTGTCATGCTTGCAAACAGAAGTTCCATGCAAGAGCAACAACAGATGAAAACTCTTTGGTATTCAGTTACATGTCATCATCTATAACAGAAGGCGAAGTAGAGCACAATAATGGGATTGGTCTCGCAAAAACTTCTAACAGATGA